In Mycoplasma suis str. Illinois, a single window of DNA contains:
- a CDS encoding restriction endonuclease subunit S, with amino-acid sequence MISETIKNFLPLLGEKATGTNYKTLKKENIYGLRALIPDQKTLEKFNLICEDIQLKIEKLTKKIENSEKIREKLLDKLFSQKVKISL; translated from the coding sequence TTGATATCAGAAACAATCAAAAATTTTCTTCCTCTTTTGGGGGAGAAAGCTACAGGAACTAACTATAAGACATTAAAAAAAGAAAATATATACGGCCTAAGAGCTTTAATCCCAGATCAAAAAACTCTAGAAAAATTCAATTTAATTTGTGAAGATATTCAATTAAAGATTGAAAAACTAACTAAGAAAATTGAAAATTCAGAAAAGATAAGGGAGAAGTTATTAGATAAGTTGTTTAGTCAAAAAGTAAAGATTTCTTTATAA
- a CDS encoding elongation factor Ts produces the protein MAKNPNIPNIDKVIEKQIKQIISKVTFTNQEFVLDSSLQISQILTHNDLFPKWAHKIVLP, from the coding sequence TTGGCTAAAAATCCAAATATCCCTAATATTGACAAAGTAATTGAAAAGCAAATTAAGCAAATAATTTCTAAAGTTACATTCACAAATCAAGAGTTTGTATTAGATTCAAGTCTTCAAATTTCCCAAATATTGACTCACAATGACCTTTTCCCTAAGTGAGCTCACAAAATAGTTCTACCTTAA
- a CDS encoding translation initiation factor IF-3, producing the protein MKIDSHDLEWKIKKMKEWLEAGDRVQLIIKTPFETANFKSPIAESLLGRIKEIIQDAGKTMEPLKGVNKTQYSCVFVPLSKKAAATKSESKDPISS; encoded by the coding sequence TTGAAGATTGACTCTCATGATTTAGAATGAAAAATTAAAAAAATGAAAGAATGATTGGAAGCTGGAGATAGAGTTCAATTAATTATTAAGACTCCTTTTGAAACTGCTAACTTTAAATCTCCTATTGCTGAGAGCCTTCTCGGCAGAATTAAAGAAATAATACAAGATGCCGGAAAGACAATGGAACCTCTAAAAGGAGTTAACAAAACACAATATTCTTGTGTTTTTGTTCCTCTCTCCAAGAAAGCAGCAGCAACTAAAAGTGAATCAAAAGATCCAATCTCTTCTTAA
- a CDS encoding restriction endonuclease subunit S, giving the protein MSKWEWVTLDKLGKFETGSPWKEKYSILNFPNEHKGIPFVDGGTISQSKFHISGDKFYSQKYLPPNIKIFPEDTVCFVCVGSYPGESRISKTNVCVSNNIYAFNSFKNISDPKFFKYSLDFSDIKKKIFIFSATTTPRRALTKHKLLTIKFPSPPPGHKS; this is encoded by the coding sequence ATGTCCAAGTGAGAGTGAGTTACTTTGGATAAATTAGGGAAATTCGAAACTGGAAGTCCATGAAAAGAAAAATATAGCATTCTTAATTTTCCAAATGAGCATAAAGGCATTCCTTTTGTGGATGGCGGAACAATTAGTCAAAGCAAATTTCACATTTCTGGAGATAAGTTCTACTCACAAAAATATCTTCCCCCTAATATAAAAATTTTTCCCGAAGATACTGTTTGTTTTGTATGTGTCGGATCTTATCCCGGAGAATCAAGAATTTCAAAAACGAATGTTTGCGTTTCTAACAATATTTATGCTTTCAATTCCTTCAAAAATATTTCTGATCCTAAATTTTTTAAGTATTCTTTAGATTTTTCTGATATAAAGAAAAAAATTTTTATTTTTTCCGCAACCACAACTCCTCGAAGAGCTTTAACTAAACATAAATTATTAACAATTAAATTTCCTTCGCCCCCCCCAGGACACAAAAGTTAA
- a CDS encoding translation elongation factor Ts, producing the protein MVGDKKKFLVRLRKETLAPFNECLKALEEAKYDYDKAKGLLFKKSIKHSSSTSSGDSELPEGKIFQVHTEDYSIAALFCMRAETDFVTNSADFKSTASEIADILLNYLQKGENKTLSLEEFLKLQSTKDELTVEQKISSLSSITKETIKITELIVSPVSEEKCLNLSYVHHNNKLGAILSLKTGEKTDIENIFEIKKLVLHYAASNCLFLTEEEVCPNWLEQEKIN; encoded by the coding sequence ATGGTAGGAGATAAAAAGAAGTTTTTAGTAAGACTTAGAAAGGAGACTTTGGCTCCTTTCAATGAATGCCTAAAAGCTTTAGAAGAAGCTAAGTATGACTATGACAAAGCTAAAGGATTACTTTTCAAGAAAAGTATTAAACATTCTAGTTCAACTTCTTCAGGAGATTCTGAACTTCCGGAAGGAAAGATTTTTCAAGTACATACAGAAGATTATTCAATTGCAGCTCTATTCTGCATGAGAGCTGAGACAGACTTCGTAACTAACTCTGCTGACTTTAAATCTACTGCCTCTGAAATTGCTGATATTCTTCTAAATTATCTACAAAAAGGAGAAAACAAAACATTAAGTTTGGAAGAATTCCTAAAACTACAGTCAACTAAAGATGAACTTACAGTAGAACAAAAAATTTCCTCCCTTTCCTCTATTACTAAAGAAACTATTAAGATAACTGAATTAATAGTTTCTCCTGTTTCAGAAGAGAAGTGCCTAAACCTTTCTTATGTTCACCACAATAACAAATTAGGAGCTATTCTTTCTCTAAAAACAGGAGAAAAAACTGATATAGAAAATATTTTTGAAATTAAAAAATTAGTGCTGCATTATGCAGCATCTAATTGTTTGTTCTTGACCGAAGAAGAAGTTTGCCCTAACTGACTAGAACAAGAAAAAATAAATTAA
- a CDS encoding energy-coupling factor ABC transporter ATP-binding protein, with amino-acid sequence MLEKNISLKKNALEHNISPENAIEIFNLSCSFKDKRVLHSLSCQLKKGKVYGVVGPSGAGKSVFCEHLNGLQRSETANIYYSCGEKVLFFQNKLKNYKKIRREVGMVFQLPDYQLFKETVLQDITFGPKILFNIPPSEMPEWERKAREILEELSFPLELINSSPFKLSGGQKRKVTLAGILILEPKVIVFDEPILGLDPQSVNQVIELVNQLNKKGVTIVISSNNMDFILETTDNILFLEDEKLKRNEPTFNFFKDCPDSLIKPKVIQFIENLVRENKKFEGLWSYKPRNIPELALSISNVVQRSS; translated from the coding sequence ATGCTAGAGAAGAATATCTCTTTAAAAAAAAATGCTCTTGAGCATAATATAAGTCCTGAGAATGCAATTGAGATCTTTAACTTAAGCTGCTCCTTTAAAGATAAAAGAGTTTTACACTCTTTATCTTGTCAGCTTAAGAAAGGAAAAGTTTATGGAGTAGTAGGTCCCTCTGGGGCTGGTAAAAGTGTTTTTTGCGAACACCTTAATGGTCTTCAAAGATCAGAGACAGCCAATATCTATTATTCTTGCGGAGAAAAAGTTCTATTTTTTCAGAACAAGTTAAAAAACTATAAAAAGATTAGAAGGGAAGTTGGAATGGTATTCCAACTACCCGACTATCAACTATTTAAGGAAACTGTTCTTCAAGATATCACTTTTGGACCAAAAATATTATTTAATATTCCTCCTTCTGAAATGCCAGAATGGGAGAGAAAAGCTAGAGAAATTCTAGAAGAATTATCTTTTCCTCTAGAATTAATCAATTCTTCTCCCTTTAAGTTATCTGGAGGTCAAAAGAGAAAAGTTACTCTTGCAGGAATACTAATTCTAGAACCTAAGGTAATAGTATTTGATGAACCAATCTTGGGATTGGATCCTCAATCTGTTAATCAGGTTATAGAATTAGTAAATCAATTAAATAAGAAGGGCGTAACTATTGTTATTTCCTCTAACAATATGGATTTCATCCTCGAGACAACAGATAATATTCTCTTCCTCGAGGATGAAAAACTAAAGAGAAATGAACCTACTTTTAATTTCTTTAAAGATTGCCCAGATTCACTGATAAAACCAAAAGTTATTCAATTTATAGAAAATTTAGTTAGAGAGAATAAGAAGTTTGAGGGCTTATGAAGTTATAAGCCCAGAAATATTCCTGAATTAGCTCTTTCAATATCTAATGTCGTTCAACGATCTAGTTAG
- a CDS encoding DNA cytosine methyltransferase, which translates to MGYKEGNEAPFPNNENSKYRMIDLFAGIGGTRLGFHLTGEVKVVFSSEIDKFAKKTYKSNFSDEPLGDIREINSEDIPNHDILVAGFPCQAFSQAGKKKGFEDERGALFFEIIRILKDKKPKTFLLENVKNLRTHNKGETLKVIEQHLKDLNYHITYKVLKSRDFGIPQNRERIYIVGFNKDLVESYENFSMPSPTLKATCVGDILEKEVNNKYTISDLLWEGHKRRKEEHKLKGRGFGFSLFSENSSYTNTISARYYKDGSEILIEQKNKNPRKLTPREAARLQGFPDNFLIPVSDNQAYKQFGNSVTVPVIFAIAKEILKVLNS; encoded by the coding sequence ATGGGATATAAGGAAGGGAATGAAGCTCCATTCCCCAATAATGAAAATTCTAAATACAGGATGATTGACCTATTCGCAGGAATAGGTGGGACAAGATTAGGATTCCACCTAACTGGAGAAGTTAAGGTAGTATTTAGTAGTGAAATAGACAAGTTTGCTAAGAAAACTTACAAATCTAATTTCTCTGATGAACCTTTAGGGGATATCAGAGAAATAAATTCAGAAGATATTCCGAATCATGATATTCTAGTAGCTGGTTTTCCCTGCCAAGCTTTTAGTCAGGCAGGAAAAAAGAAAGGTTTTGAAGATGAGAGAGGAGCTCTTTTCTTTGAAATAATAAGAATATTAAAGGATAAAAAGCCTAAGACTTTTTTATTGGAAAATGTAAAAAATTTAAGAACTCACAATAAAGGAGAAACTTTAAAAGTTATTGAACAACATTTAAAAGATTTGAATTATCACATAACTTATAAAGTTCTTAAATCTAGAGATTTTGGAATACCCCAAAATCGAGAAAGAATATACATAGTAGGATTCAATAAAGATTTAGTTGAATCCTACGAAAACTTTAGTATGCCTTCTCCCACACTAAAAGCTACATGTGTGGGAGACATACTAGAAAAGGAAGTAAATAATAAATATACTATCTCTGATCTTTTATGAGAAGGTCATAAAAGAAGAAAAGAAGAGCACAAACTAAAAGGGAGAGGATTTGGTTTCTCCCTTTTTAGTGAAAATAGTAGTTACACAAATACTATTTCAGCTAGATACTATAAGGATGGTAGTGAAATCCTCATAGAACAAAAAAATAAAAATCCTAGGAAATTAACTCCTCGTGAGGCGGCAAGACTTCAGGGATTTCCAGATAACTTTTTAATACCTGTTAGCGATAATCAAGCTTACAAGCAATTTGGGAATTCAGTAACTGTTCCTGTTATTTTCGCAATTGCCAAAGAAATACTAAAGGTATTGAATAGTTAA
- the rpoE gene encoding DNA-directed RNA polymerase subunit delta: protein MTKLNLRDLINIANEVAIENFGQQSFNFQALWNKTWMKAKDFKKDSIENWIGPFYMELLSDPRFVYVGKNMWKLREYMEYSEYLKIMGKRAQKISFSEKELEGEDPVEESSPKEDESEDEIVEDEELESNNVSPESEEDSINDEIDSEGEGYSSGRKSNDDEDEDYE from the coding sequence ATGACTAAATTAAATCTAAGAGATTTAATCAATATAGCTAATGAAGTAGCTATAGAAAATTTTGGTCAACAAAGTTTTAATTTTCAAGCTCTTTGAAATAAGACATGAATGAAAGCTAAAGATTTTAAAAAAGACAGTATTGAAAACTGAATTGGTCCTTTTTATATGGAATTATTAAGTGACCCGAGATTTGTATATGTTGGAAAAAATATGTGAAAACTTAGAGAATATATGGAATATTCAGAATATCTAAAGATTATGGGTAAGAGAGCTCAAAAGATTTCCTTCTCCGAGAAGGAACTAGAAGGTGAAGATCCAGTAGAAGAATCATCTCCGAAAGAAGATGAATCTGAAGATGAAATTGTTGAAGATGAAGAACTTGAAAGCAACAATGTTTCTCCTGAAAGTGAAGAAGATTCAATTAATGATGAAATTGACTCCGAAGGAGAAGGATACAGTAGTGGTAGAAAATCTAACGATGACGAAGATGAAGACTACGAATAG
- a CDS encoding HD domain-containing protein → MHENFPGATHSRLSHSLGVYALTSKFISHFLSLGDLNLKDDQLEIDLALASALLHDLGHGPFSHFFEWLFPNFSHEEMTKRIILNKNSKLNLLLVERSRVHGKEDSFFAEEIVNILSRKSERKWIEELISSDIDVDRLDYLLRDRYFCGSFTLSIDPSLIIKWTRLLKLNGQRKLAFLQKTNYQRYSLLLAREYMQREVYSNPSACSYQVILFAIFQEWKKIFNSEFVNNANYELLLPLFEKTLEEIKVEEFINLKDYTILSKLDELFWEIKNLIHLLFLIHYILFYYSSEVTLKKVIMF, encoded by the coding sequence TTGCATGAAAACTTTCCAGGAGCTACTCACTCTAGACTTTCTCATTCTCTGGGTGTTTATGCTTTAACTTCTAAATTTATCTCCCACTTTCTTTCTCTGGGAGATCTAAATCTGAAAGATGATCAATTAGAAATTGACTTAGCTCTCGCTAGTGCCCTCCTGCATGACTTAGGGCATGGTCCTTTTTCACATTTTTTCGAGTGACTCTTCCCTAATTTCTCTCATGAAGAAATGACAAAAAGAATAATTCTTAATAAAAACTCTAAGTTAAATCTTCTCTTAGTTGAAAGATCTAGAGTTCATGGCAAAGAAGACTCCTTCTTTGCTGAAGAAATAGTAAATATTTTATCTAGAAAGAGTGAGAGAAAATGAATAGAAGAATTAATTTCTTCAGATATAGATGTAGATAGACTAGATTATCTATTGAGAGATAGATACTTCTGCGGAAGTTTCACTCTCTCAATAGATCCTAGTCTAATAATTAAGTGAACTAGACTACTTAAATTAAATGGTCAAAGAAAGTTAGCTTTTTTGCAAAAAACTAATTATCAGAGATATTCTCTTCTATTAGCTAGAGAATATATGCAGAGGGAAGTTTATTCAAATCCCTCTGCTTGTTCTTATCAAGTAATATTGTTTGCGATATTTCAAGAATGAAAAAAGATTTTTAACTCTGAATTTGTGAATAATGCGAATTATGAACTCTTATTACCTCTTTTTGAAAAAACACTAGAGGAAATAAAAGTAGAAGAATTTATTAATTTGAAAGACTATACTATTCTCTCAAAATTAGATGAATTGTTTTGAGAGATAAAAAATCTAATCCATCTTCTATTTCTAATTCACTATATTCTCTTTTATTACTCTTCAGAGGTAACTCTGAAGAAAGTAATCATGTTCTAG
- a CDS encoding restriction endonuclease subunit S, with the protein MKVTLFGGELPEGWKRVKIGEISKILKGTKPANHANLLGGGGKYPFFTSSFTTKRSYTFSYDSFSLLVSEGGSTFHAKIYKGKFEASNHTYVIDLEEKENTYLVLEFLNNIHLPKLNWFTCATTFLKNLSPQKLKEIEILIPDQKILEKFNNFWKNIHSKIEKLELKMQKYEEIKKKLLNSLFSQEIQVY; encoded by the coding sequence ATGAAAGTTACTCTATTCGGGGGGGAGTTACCTGAAGGCTGAAAGAGAGTCAAAATAGGAGAAATTTCAAAAATTCTTAAAGGAACTAAACCGGCAAATCACGCAAATTTATTGGGTGGAGGTGGAAAATATCCATTTTTTACCTCTTCTTTTACAACTAAAAGGTCTTACACCTTTTCATATGATTCATTTTCTTTGTTAGTTTCTGAAGGAGGAAGTACTTTTCATGCAAAAATTTACAAAGGTAAATTTGAAGCTAGCAATCACACCTATGTAATTGATTTGGAAGAAAAAGAAAACACTTATTTAGTTTTGGAATTCTTAAATAATATTCATTTACCCAAATTAAATTGATTTACCTGCGCCACAACCTTCCTCAAGAATCTTTCTCCCCAGAAACTCAAAGAAATAGAAATCCTAATTCCAGATCAAAAAATTCTCGAAAAATTCAATAATTTTTGGAAAAATATTCATTCCAAAATTGAGAAGTTGGAACTAAAAATGCAAAAATATGAAGAAATTAAAAAGAAACTTTTGAATTCTCTTTTCTCTCAAGAAATTCAAGTCTATTAG
- a CDS encoding translation initiation factor IF-3, which translates to MFTKAEEKGLDLMLVNSSLSPHVVKLVNYESFIQEKKKQEYQSSKKEKIRAIRWNLLPLNWRLTLMI; encoded by the coding sequence ATGTTTACTAAAGCAGAGGAAAAAGGACTAGATCTTATGCTAGTTAATAGTTCACTTAGTCCTCATGTAGTAAAGCTTGTAAATTACGAATCTTTCATACAAGAAAAAAAGAAACAAGAATATCAATCTTCTAAAAAAGAAAAAATAAGGGCAATAAGATGAAATCTATTGCCCTTAAATTGAAGATTGACTCTCATGATTTAG
- a CDS encoding type 2 periplasmic-binding domain-containing protein, giving the protein MVTKVKWIWGFTGTFGSQSVLIPVLISQDSGIKTITVAGSSSLFEPVESLSDSINLSSNKNVVLSALPTGSTWGREALKNKQIDLSLLSTEKENSLGIGFILENFLKTVTISEHKLVRDPVVLLYSSSGCVAQGIKELGEYYRQKYAKDIFAGKEIKNVDKDQLKVCLQNLVGFSREGNNKRSSINRALIGKQEKEFDHLKIREVPENSHLAIDFLIRESSNDSLVLVPNSFYEVNKDYLKSLGFEAIVFEHYSLERKMNFGIEKDEIKNNPEKLLWVNDFLTHYKKLESDFQLDTTAAYYDQNRQCIKYYGLLDSPVEVNTITGGGTLPLMPKKIILMPKVKNQEIIPQLWAKITILRALYLQFLLSQNRKNEEDTCHSKLFLIPSRKINPLSHQNA; this is encoded by the coding sequence TTGGTAACTAAAGTAAAGTGAATTTGAGGTTTTACAGGAACTTTCGGCTCTCAAAGTGTTTTGATTCCAGTATTAATTTCTCAAGATTCTGGAATCAAAACAATTACAGTAGCTGGAAGTAGCTCTTTATTCGAGCCAGTTGAATCACTGAGTGATTCAATTAATTTAAGTTCAAATAAAAATGTTGTTTTAAGTGCCCTCCCTACTGGTTCTACTTGAGGGAGAGAGGCACTAAAAAATAAACAAATAGATCTTTCTCTGTTATCGACAGAGAAAGAGAATTCGCTAGGTATTGGATTTATTTTGGAAAATTTTTTGAAAACCGTAACAATATCTGAACATAAATTAGTTAGAGATCCAGTAGTTCTTCTTTATTCTTCTAGTGGTTGTGTAGCCCAAGGAATTAAGGAATTGGGAGAATATTATCGACAAAAATATGCAAAAGATATTTTTGCAGGGAAGGAAATAAAAAATGTAGATAAAGACCAACTAAAAGTTTGTTTACAAAATTTAGTTGGTTTTTCAAGAGAAGGAAATAATAAAAGATCAAGTATTAATAGAGCTTTAATTGGAAAGCAAGAAAAAGAATTTGATCACTTAAAGATTAGAGAAGTTCCGGAAAATAGTCACTTAGCTATAGATTTTTTAATAAGAGAATCATCAAATGATTCTCTAGTGTTAGTTCCAAATTCTTTTTATGAAGTGAATAAAGATTATTTAAAGAGTTTGGGGTTTGAAGCTATAGTATTTGAACATTATTCTCTGGAAAGAAAAATGAATTTCGGAATAGAAAAAGATGAAATTAAGAATAATCCTGAAAAACTATTGTGAGTTAATGATTTTTTAACTCACTATAAAAAATTAGAAAGTGATTTTCAGTTGGACACTACAGCAGCTTATTATGACCAAAATAGACAATGCATTAAGTATTATGGTCTCTTAGATTCTCCTGTAGAAGTTAATACCATCACTGGGGGGGGCACTCTCCCTCTAATGCCCAAAAAAATAATATTGATGCCAAAAGTCAAGAATCAAGAAATAATTCCCCAACTTTGGGCAAAAATCACTATATTAAGAGCTTTATATCTTCAATTCTTGCTTTCTCAGAATCGCAAGAATGAGGAAGATACTTGCCACTCAAAACTATTCTTAATTCCCTCAAGAAAGATAAATCCATTATCTCATCAGAATGCTTAA
- a CDS encoding restriction endonuclease subunit S — protein MSEKWEWVTLDKLGNIEAGRQASKLDNSLFEGGNIPLIGGEEVSKSRFSVNPEVKKFYNLKGLRQSKLFSKGKILFIRSGNSAGDSSFLNFDSCLTQNLYSFSSFKEISDPKFVKYCFNFQNLKTKLIVLSKLQTAQPNLTLTKLFQVKFPKPPLDIQQKIGEILSRYDLILDNNEKQIQLLKNLKISLFKEWFVKLRFPDYESYSIRGGVTWRLKESQNRRNFKNS, from the coding sequence ATGAGTGAAAAGTGAGAATGAGTTACTTTGGATAAGTTGGGGAATATAGAGGCTGGCAGGCAAGCCTCTAAATTAGATAATTCACTTTTTGAAGGAGGAAACATCCCTTTAATAGGGGGAGAAGAAGTGTCAAAAAGTAGGTTTAGTGTTAACCCTGAAGTTAAAAAATTTTATAACTTGAAAGGATTGCGACAAAGTAAATTGTTTTCTAAAGGCAAAATTTTATTCATTCGCTCCGGAAATTCAGCTGGAGATTCCTCTTTTCTAAATTTTGATTCCTGTTTAACTCAAAATCTTTATTCCTTTTCTTCCTTTAAGGAAATATCTGATCCTAAATTTGTCAAATATTGTTTCAATTTCCAAAATTTAAAAACCAAATTAATCGTTTTATCTAAGTTACAAACAGCTCAACCAAATTTAACGCTTACAAAATTATTCCAAGTTAAGTTTCCTAAGCCCCCTCTAGATATTCAGCAAAAAATAGGAGAAATTCTTTCTAGATACGATTTAATTCTTGACAATAATGAAAAACAAATTCAATTATTGAAGAATTTGAAAATATCTCTTTTTAAGGAATGATTTGTTAAGTTAAGGTTTCCTGATTATGAAAGTTACTCTATTCGGGGGGGAGTTACCTGAAGGCTGAAAGAGAGTCAAAATAGGAGAAATTTCAAAAATTCTTAA
- the gltX gene encoding glutamate--tRNA ligase: MRRVRTRFAPSPTGEFHIGGLRTALVNFLYAKQNHGDFVLRIEDTDQTRNQQEQVQKILDYLESLLLIPDESFVCPGLYGPYLQTQKIEIYKKRIQELFEKDRVYRCFCTEEELEKEREENPYLYSGKCKHLSKEEIDEKLANGIPYCYRLKLDQSKEYVWEDYVRGKMTFPASSMGEIILMRSNGLPTYNFAVVVDDYEMKISDIFRGEEHLSNTPYQIALYEAFGWEEFIPNFGHLSLIMSAETGKKISKRDVNAQKYLVSYFLEKGYHPEALLNYLLLLGWTCGEREFFNLKESISNFSISGLSGSPSICDFKKLEWMSFSYLSKMDVFQYLNFVLPFFKGNIEGFQLSEEMKKEFAIRFRSRVKYAYSLVEISEEFYSEKYLNEEFFEKLKEYENIEEFIEKTLSFFTSNQVESWTEAEARLLLKKLFNELGTPKPDICHKLRFLLTGDPEGLPMYSTILLLGQDNICSRLRDVSKKLK; encoded by the coding sequence ATTAGAAGAGTAAGAACAAGATTTGCTCCCTCCCCTACAGGGGAATTTCATATAGGTGGTCTTAGAACTGCACTTGTTAATTTCTTATATGCTAAGCAAAATCACGGAGATTTTGTCTTAAGAATAGAAGATACTGATCAAACTAGAAATCAACAAGAACAAGTTCAAAAGATTCTAGATTACCTAGAATCTTTACTTCTTATTCCGGATGAATCTTTTGTTTGTCCGGGACTTTATGGTCCTTACTTACAAACTCAAAAAATTGAGATTTATAAAAAGAGAATACAAGAGTTATTTGAAAAAGATAGAGTTTACAGATGTTTTTGTACAGAAGAAGAGTTAGAAAAAGAAAGGGAAGAAAATCCCTATCTTTACTCTGGGAAATGTAAACATCTTTCTAAAGAAGAGATAGATGAAAAACTAGCTAATGGTATTCCATATTGCTATAGACTTAAGCTGGATCAGTCTAAAGAATATGTATGAGAAGACTATGTTAGAGGAAAAATGACTTTTCCAGCTTCTTCTATGGGGGAAATAATACTTATGAGAAGTAATGGACTTCCGACCTACAACTTTGCAGTAGTTGTAGATGATTATGAAATGAAAATATCAGATATTTTCAGGGGAGAAGAACATCTCTCAAATACTCCTTACCAAATAGCTTTATATGAAGCTTTTGGATGAGAAGAGTTTATTCCTAATTTTGGACATCTCTCCCTAATAATGTCGGCAGAGACAGGAAAAAAAATCTCTAAGAGAGATGTCAATGCACAAAAATATCTAGTAAGTTACTTCCTAGAAAAGGGATATCATCCAGAAGCTCTTCTAAACTATTTACTTCTTTTAGGTTGAACTTGTGGTGAAAGAGAATTCTTCAACCTAAAAGAAAGTATTTCTAACTTTTCAATATCGGGTTTAAGTGGATCTCCTTCTATTTGTGATTTCAAGAAGTTGGAATGAATGAGCTTTTCTTACCTAAGTAAGATGGACGTTTTTCAATATTTGAATTTTGTATTGCCCTTCTTCAAGGGCAATATAGAGGGATTTCAATTATCCGAAGAAATGAAAAAAGAATTTGCAATTAGATTCAGATCTAGAGTTAAGTATGCTTATTCTCTAGTTGAAATTTCCGAAGAATTCTATAGTGAGAAATACTTAAATGAGGAATTCTTCGAAAAACTAAAAGAATATGAAAATATTGAAGAATTTATTGAAAAAACTTTGAGTTTTTTCACTTCTAATCAAGTAGAGTCTTGAACTGAGGCGGAAGCAAGACTATTGCTGAAAAAATTATTTAATGAATTGGGAACTCCAAAACCTGATATTTGTCATAAATTAAGATTCCTTTTAACTGGCGATCCAGAAGGACTTCCAATGTATTCAACTATTCTTTTGTTGGGGCAAGACAATATCTGCTCTAGATTAAGAGATGTTTCGAAAAAACTAAAGTAG